One segment of Alistipes finegoldii DSM 17242 DNA contains the following:
- the traN gene encoding conjugative transposon protein TraN gives MKTLLITFLFLCSFWAAGAQESSRVIPPEQVIEPYQVEVTFAKTVHILFPAAVKYVDLGSTDLVAGKADGAENVLRVKSAVRGFPGETNFSVITSDGVFYAFNAIYADVPGRLSIQMEDWLHKDPYGDFASTQTYVRLQELGDENPLTVNRIMYTIHKKDARLIKNIGSKRFGMQLLLRGIYIHNDLFYIHVSLSNSSNVNFDIDHIRFRIADRKVAKRTALQETFVEPVRAYNAIAAVKAGETLRNVYVFQKFTIPDDKVLIMDVFEKNGGRHQSFMIQNTDLVDAHTVEELKIR, from the coding sequence ATGAAAACGTTATTAATTACCTTCCTCTTCCTTTGCAGCTTTTGGGCGGCCGGAGCGCAGGAATCATCCCGGGTGATACCGCCGGAGCAGGTGATTGAACCCTATCAGGTAGAGGTGACATTTGCCAAAACCGTACATATTCTTTTCCCCGCAGCCGTAAAATACGTTGATCTGGGATCAACGGACCTTGTTGCCGGTAAAGCGGATGGAGCAGAAAATGTCCTGCGGGTAAAATCTGCGGTGCGGGGATTTCCCGGCGAAACGAATTTCAGCGTCATCACCTCGGACGGAGTATTTTACGCCTTCAACGCCATTTATGCCGATGTACCGGGGCGCCTTTCCATTCAGATGGAAGACTGGCTGCATAAAGACCCCTATGGTGATTTCGCATCCACGCAGACGTATGTCAGGCTTCAGGAACTCGGCGATGAAAACCCGCTTACCGTAAACCGAATCATGTACACGATCCATAAAAAGGATGCACGATTGATTAAGAACATCGGCAGCAAACGATTCGGCATGCAACTGTTGTTGAGGGGAATTTACATTCACAACGACCTATTTTACATTCATGTCTCCCTGAGCAACAGTTCAAACGTAAATTTCGACATCGATCATATCCGGTTCCGTATTGCCGACAGAAAAGTCGCTAAACGCACGGCACTGCAGGAAACATTCGTCGAGCCGGTCCGGGCATATAATGCGATCGCAGCCGTGAAAGCCGGAGAGACCCTGCGTAATGTTTATGTTTTTCAGAAGTTCACCATCCCGGATGATAAAGTGCTTATCATGGATGTATTCGAAAAGAACGGCGGCCGTCACCAGTCGTTTATGATTCAGAATACGGATTTGGTGGATGCTCATACAGTCGAGGAACTTAAAATCAGGTAG
- a CDS encoding DUF4249 domain-containing protein — MNIIRTLSMTVLITVILSSCEVDYDFEGKDLKRRVVVNALITPQEEFAVRLNWSGTYTDGTKFKAVADAEIRLYENNAEVINCPADREGITATDFVPTAGRHYRLVVTVPNYGELSAETDIPQAPAGSLVFARQKGWYRHFDMTELTVPDDTKSVWIRGKRRYNGWKDVFEYYTTSAFVDQINGSNDASEANDKGSTVNFEQFLRIPYENCEAVVPLRFSVFGAEDEKHIFQVITASDTYDRYMKSRYKQELNTEWGGEENPFVEQITVYTNISNGLGIFAGYNYYKTLEI; from the coding sequence ATGAATATCATTCGAACCTTGAGTATGACGGTGTTAATCACCGTCATACTTTCCTCTTGTGAAGTGGATTATGATTTTGAGGGTAAAGACCTCAAAAGGCGCGTTGTCGTCAACGCGCTGATCACCCCGCAGGAAGAGTTTGCCGTCCGACTGAATTGGAGCGGCACATATACCGACGGCACGAAATTCAAAGCTGTCGCGGACGCCGAAATCCGGCTGTATGAGAACAACGCAGAGGTCATCAACTGCCCGGCTGACAGGGAAGGAATAACTGCGACCGACTTTGTACCTACTGCCGGCCGGCATTACCGGTTAGTCGTCACCGTTCCGAATTACGGGGAATTGTCCGCAGAAACAGATATTCCGCAGGCTCCGGCCGGTTCTCTTGTCTTCGCCCGTCAAAAAGGCTGGTACCGGCATTTCGATATGACGGAGTTGACGGTCCCGGACGACACCAAGTCGGTATGGATTCGGGGCAAGCGCAGATACAACGGCTGGAAGGATGTCTTTGAATACTATACGACCTCTGCATTTGTCGACCAGATCAATGGTTCCAACGACGCTTCCGAAGCCAACGACAAAGGAAGCACCGTGAATTTCGAGCAGTTTTTACGCATCCCCTATGAAAACTGCGAGGCGGTTGTTCCGCTGCGCTTCTCCGTCTTCGGAGCTGAAGACGAAAAACATATTTTCCAAGTAATCACCGCATCGGACACCTACGACCGTTATATGAAATCGCGCTACAAACAGGAACTCAATACCGAATGGGGCGGTGAGGAAAATCCGTTCGTCGAGCAAATTACGGTTTACACGAATATCAGCAACGGCCTGGGCATCTTCGCCGGGTACAACTACTACAAAACCCTTGAGATATGA
- the traJ gene encoding conjugative transposon protein TraJ has product MMIPLVSFESLHEILRKLFDSMLPLCERMTVMASAIACIGALLYISYRVWQSIARAEPIDVFPLLRPFAMCICIIFFNTLVIGGLNGILSPIVKATHSLLQGQTFSMNQYQADKDKLEKEIMLKDPTQAYLVSDEEFDRQIDELGWMPPDLNAMSQLHQDRYWFGIRGLIVMAFRWLLETLFEAASLVIDTIRTFYLIVLAILGPLVFAIASFDGFQASLAQWLTKYIGVYLWLPVADIFGAILARLQTLSLQKDLELMSTDPWYFINMDGTVYLVFLLIGICGYFTVPTVASWIVQAGGFNSYNNLVTQGGKWLGGFAMGSITGAGKYIKGQGKRIAEEERKFKMRHPNIK; this is encoded by the coding sequence ATGATGATCCCTTTAGTATCTTTTGAAAGCCTGCATGAAATTCTGCGTAAGCTCTTCGATTCGATGCTTCCGTTATGTGAAAGAATGACTGTCATGGCGTCGGCAATAGCATGTATCGGTGCGTTGCTATACATATCTTATCGGGTATGGCAGTCTATTGCGCGTGCTGAGCCCATTGATGTTTTTCCGTTGTTACGACCTTTTGCCATGTGCATTTGCATCATCTTTTTCAATACATTGGTTATCGGCGGTCTCAACGGAATACTATCCCCGATTGTTAAAGCCACGCACTCTCTTCTTCAAGGCCAGACTTTCAGTATGAATCAATATCAGGCGGATAAAGACAAACTCGAAAAAGAAATCATGCTCAAGGACCCGACACAGGCTTATTTGGTCTCGGATGAAGAGTTTGACCGGCAAATTGATGAACTGGGCTGGATGCCACCGGATTTGAATGCAATGTCGCAGTTGCATCAGGATAGATATTGGTTTGGGATACGCGGTCTCATTGTCATGGCTTTTAGATGGCTTTTGGAAACGCTTTTCGAAGCGGCTTCGTTGGTTATCGATACGATCCGGACATTTTACCTTATTGTACTGGCTATTCTGGGCCCTCTGGTCTTTGCTATAGCATCGTTCGATGGCTTTCAGGCTTCATTGGCACAGTGGCTCACAAAGTATATCGGCGTATATTTATGGTTGCCGGTTGCTGATATTTTCGGTGCTATTCTGGCCCGCCTGCAAACACTATCGCTTCAAAAAGATTTGGAGTTGATGAGTACTGATCCCTGGTATTTTATCAATATGGACGGTACTGTTTATCTGGTATTTCTGCTGATCGGTATCTGTGGTTATTTTACCGTTCCTACTGTTGCATCATGGATTGTGCAGGCCGGAGGTTTCAACAGTTATAATAATCTCGTTACTCAAGGGGGTAAATGGCTCGGTGGCTTTGCTATGGGTTCTATTACTGGTGCTGGAAAGTACATCAAGGGGCAAGGTAAAAGGATTGCCGAGGAAGAGCGAAAATTCAAAATGAGACACCCTAATATAAAGTAA
- the traK gene encoding conjugative transposon protein TraK — protein sequence MEFKALKNIESSFRQIRLYAIIFLGCCMLLTVLVVWRSYSFAEAQRQKIYVLDQGRSLMLALSQDLQQNRPVEAREHVRRFHLLFFDLSPDKSAIEGNLTKALLLADKSAMSYYRDLMEKGYFNRLIAGNIIQKVEVDSIRCDFTNYPYQVKTYARQRILRESSVTERSLVTTCQLVNATRSDNNPQGFLIERFNIIENKDLGTYDR from the coding sequence ATGGAATTTAAAGCACTGAAAAATATAGAGAGCAGTTTCCGGCAAATCCGTTTGTATGCAATCATTTTTCTGGGTTGCTGTATGCTCCTGACGGTTTTGGTTGTGTGGAGGTCCTACAGCTTTGCCGAAGCGCAGCGTCAGAAAATCTATGTTCTGGATCAAGGCCGGAGCTTGATGCTGGCGCTCTCACAGGATTTACAACAAAACCGGCCTGTTGAGGCACGGGAACATGTCCGACGTTTTCACCTGTTATTCTTCGATCTCTCGCCGGATAAAAGCGCTATTGAAGGCAATCTTACAAAAGCTCTTTTGCTGGCCGATAAAAGCGCAATGAGTTACTACCGCGATTTAATGGAGAAGGGCTATTTCAATCGGCTGATAGCCGGAAATATCATCCAGAAAGTCGAGGTTGACAGCATCCGCTGTGATTTCACGAATTACCCGTATCAGGTGAAAACTTATGCCCGGCAACGTATTTTACGTGAGAGCAGTGTTACTGAGCGAAGTCTCGTTACGACATGCCAGTTGGTAAACGCGACACGTTCAGATAATAATCCGCAAGGGTTCCTGATCGAGCGATTCAACATCATTGAAAACAAAGACCTCGGAACCTATGACCGCTAA
- a CDS encoding conjugal transfer protein TraO, translating to MRAIIMLCLGLWAALLLNPGEVYAQRGLPGQVALGVNGGIADGFSFRDSHGAYRFWGELELTRYNRNHSYWNFAVSCLRKDYRYEGVLGDQLVPMAQFTAEAGYNHPLISDRGRNISLFAGLAGVAGYETTNWGDKHLRDGATLRSDDSIIYGGRLSASLEGYLSNRVIVLLNLREYCTFGSSTGTFHTTWGIGFRFIIN from the coding sequence ATGCGGGCAATCATTATGTTATGCTTGGGGCTTTGGGCCGCATTGCTGCTCAATCCCGGTGAAGTGTATGCCCAACGCGGATTACCCGGACAGGTTGCTCTCGGTGTCAACGGGGGCATTGCCGATGGTTTCTCTTTTCGGGATTCTCATGGAGCATACCGGTTCTGGGGCGAGTTGGAACTGACGCGCTATAACCGGAATCACAGTTATTGGAATTTCGCGGTCTCCTGTCTTCGTAAGGATTACCGATACGAAGGCGTGCTGGGCGATCAGCTCGTGCCGATGGCACAATTTACCGCGGAGGCCGGTTATAATCACCCCTTGATTTCGGATCGCGGCCGCAACATATCCCTTTTTGCAGGATTGGCGGGTGTCGCGGGGTACGAAACAACCAACTGGGGTGATAAACATCTCAGGGACGGAGCGACGTTGCGCAGCGATGATAGTATTATATACGGCGGGCGGCTTTCGGCATCTCTTGAAGGCTATCTTTCAAACCGGGTTATTGTGCTGTTGAACCTTCGAGAATATTGTACATTCGGCTCTTCTACCGGGACATTCCATACTACCTGGGGAATCGGATTTCGGTTTATCATCAATTAA
- a CDS encoding DUF4848 domain-containing protein, whose protein sequence is MKFTKLIMLASVVSLACACEKEMPAETVPAPDQAKETRVSTQMLSFSSIEEMGQQINELGAMDEVALSAWYAAHNFESQSDAVYRVAAEIEDAKTLAEAEAIKASYAPYFLFNENPDDEESFNPYIRNENPDYAYVCNINGDVVIGGQVINFNTISDVKDTHEYQLTHETLTRTVEQSRNYLKSTVGKHKFWAEGRFEPKDDFVKVEFTAHRKGTFGWNKTKQNYHLRNGRSSYPNTWELFESIGYELINGSKDFWTGTLNPHRLKNVGRIAAGKTASFSMMVYTAGTLQAGEGRLDLYFTSAR, encoded by the coding sequence ATGAAATTTACAAAACTTATCATGCTGGCCTCGGTCGTATCTTTGGCCTGTGCCTGTGAAAAAGAGATGCCCGCCGAGACTGTGCCCGCGCCGGATCAGGCGAAAGAAACGCGCGTTTCGACGCAAATGCTATCGTTCTCTTCGATCGAAGAAATGGGGCAGCAAATCAACGAACTGGGAGCTATGGATGAAGTGGCCCTGAGTGCATGGTATGCTGCGCACAATTTCGAATCCCAGAGCGATGCCGTCTATCGTGTCGCAGCGGAGATCGAGGACGCAAAAACTTTGGCTGAAGCCGAAGCAATCAAGGCCAGCTATGCGCCATATTTCCTTTTCAATGAAAATCCCGATGATGAGGAGAGTTTCAATCCCTATATTCGCAACGAAAATCCGGATTACGCCTATGTCTGCAACATCAACGGCGATGTCGTGATCGGCGGGCAGGTAATAAACTTCAACACGATCAGCGATGTCAAGGATACGCATGAATACCAACTTACGCACGAGACCTTAACCAGAACTGTCGAACAGAGCCGGAATTATCTCAAGTCCACCGTGGGTAAACACAAATTCTGGGCAGAGGGACGTTTCGAGCCCAAGGACGATTTTGTAAAAGTGGAATTCACGGCACACCGGAAAGGGACGTTCGGATGGAATAAAACCAAACAAAATTACCATTTGAGAAACGGTCGTTCAAGCTATCCGAACACATGGGAGCTTTTTGAAAGCATCGGCTATGAACTTATCAACGGATCAAAAGATTTCTGGACCGGCACCTTGAATCCGCACAGACTGAAAAATGTCGGCCGTATCGCTGCCGGCAAAACGGCATCCTTTTCCATGATGGTTTATACTGCCGGAACACTTCAAGCCGGTGAAGGCCGTCTCGATCTGTATTTCACGTCTGCACGGTAA
- a CDS encoding DUF4141 domain-containing protein, whose product MKNKISVMLVALVLISGAARAQWPVTDLAGLTQSIINSSNEMVQTSSTAQTMVQNFQETQKIYDQSKKYYDTLKKVKNLVRSARKVQQCILFVGEISDMYVSNYQLMLSDKNFSVRELAAIASGYTRILQGSANTLKDLQGIINPSDLSMTDKDRLDVVDKTYAELLRLRNLTSYYTRQNLSVSYIRARKSNDMERTLSLYGTDEDKYW is encoded by the coding sequence ATGAAAAATAAAATTAGTGTTATGCTGGTCGCCCTCGTCCTTATTTCGGGGGCGGCCCGGGCCCAGTGGCCTGTAACGGACCTTGCCGGTTTAACGCAAAGTATCATCAATTCGTCGAATGAGATGGTGCAGACATCCTCTACGGCACAGACGATGGTTCAGAATTTTCAGGAGACTCAGAAGATTTATGACCAGAGTAAGAAATACTATGATACGCTGAAAAAAGTAAAAAACCTTGTTCGCAGCGCCCGGAAGGTCCAGCAGTGTATTCTTTTTGTGGGAGAAATTTCGGATATGTATGTCTCGAACTATCAGCTCATGCTTTCCGACAAGAACTTTTCCGTGAGGGAACTTGCTGCTATCGCTTCGGGATATACACGAATTCTTCAGGGAAGTGCCAACACGCTAAAGGATTTGCAGGGTATCATCAATCCCTCGGATTTGTCGATGACGGACAAAGATCGCTTGGATGTGGTTGATAAAACCTATGCCGAATTACTGCGGTTACGGAATTTAACGAGCTACTATACCCGGCAGAATCTTTCTGTGTCCTATATAAGGGCGAGGAAGTCGAATGATATGGAGCGGACATTATCCCTGTACGGCACAGATGAGGATAAGTATTGGTAA
- a CDS encoding TraQ conjugal transfer family protein, giving the protein MKRLVCICLIALASLIFASACDDHIEVQQNYDFALGTWHLPEDIKPDELVEIRFTLRRQGDFKGAKYHFGYIQMQGAGQVLDAAANRLVNRESVELPAIVGFNDSDPYNLSFTLFYQSLSDEKSEVVFFVIDNFGLKRDLTVSFDTVSRE; this is encoded by the coding sequence ATGAAAAGATTAGTATGTATTTGCCTCATAGCTTTAGCATCGCTCATTTTTGCGAGTGCATGTGACGATCATATCGAGGTACAGCAGAATTACGACTTCGCATTGGGCACATGGCATCTGCCGGAGGATATAAAACCGGACGAACTCGTAGAAATACGTTTCACGCTTCGTCGGCAGGGAGATTTCAAAGGCGCTAAATACCATTTCGGGTACATTCAGATGCAAGGGGCCGGACAAGTGCTGGATGCTGCCGCAAACCGCCTTGTAAACAGAGAGAGCGTTGAATTGCCTGCGATCGTCGGTTTCAACGACAGTGATCCGTATAATTTGAGCTTCACGCTCTTTTATCAGAGTCTCAGTGACGAGAAATCCGAGGTTGTATTTTTCGTGATCGACAACTTCGGACTAAAAAGGGATTTGACGGTGAGCTTTGATACCGTTAGTCGAGAATAG
- a CDS encoding TonB-dependent receptor plug domain-containing protein, with protein sequence MKRWIFCCLSLLLVGTALAQTPADSVSRSEAIDSVVVTARKPLMIYKQTGNIAVNIEQLKYAPLFAGEKDIFKFLQLLPGVSAGKDGMSGLLVRGGSNDQTLILYDDVPIYNQAHAYGILSIFSGETVQSAEVSKGYISPAYGSRLSALTQIRTRDGDRQDHRQSLTVGTLSLAGTVDGPIVRNKGSYLVSARYFFPEAVLALVGNAVRFGFYDLTGKLSYDIHPGHTLSLGVYSGDDHMTNKEDYARNEYGWGNTTASLRLESRWSDNLRSSIVAYYTYLQNRQESEYEDDDFKNWGKTTYKTHEFGARLTFDQRLTRAWSLDYGANISHQRFMPMHSKGYVNGQHKERGYSSEQLVSGALFLNNRFQWGGWRADVGIRGAMYDNSEQTRFAVEPRAQLAYDFGNDNAIWLSGTINSQALVQYNRYYYSMPIDFWTPFRDGKLQHAWQVALGGRARLRENLTLSLEGYYKRMRNLPLIYDSDDFLLGRGGFVYGTGRAWGLEIMLQRQTERLSLTVSYTYTNSRRSSEGVSYPFEYDVPHDFNTFLSYDVLKRPGRRHTFTFNMSWRSGLPYRLTNESYPDTNGNPIVGITAYPSMRMRNYFRSDISYNMERRKRNGVRNWQFSIINWTWHKNPVCIYPYQGTYKATVLVPIMPSVSYTRTFGK encoded by the coding sequence ATGAAACGGTGGATTTTTTGCTGCCTGTCACTCTTGCTTGTGGGGACGGCCCTTGCTCAGACGCCCGCCGACAGCGTATCCCGCAGCGAAGCGATCGATTCGGTCGTTGTTACAGCCCGGAAACCTTTGATGATCTACAAACAGACGGGCAACATCGCAGTCAACATCGAGCAGCTCAAGTATGCTCCGCTGTTCGCCGGCGAGAAGGATATTTTCAAATTCCTGCAGCTCCTTCCGGGAGTCTCGGCCGGAAAGGACGGCATGTCGGGTCTGCTGGTGCGCGGCGGCAGTAACGACCAGACCCTAATTCTTTACGACGACGTGCCAATCTACAACCAGGCGCACGCCTACGGCATTCTCTCGATTTTCAGCGGCGAGACCGTCCAATCCGCCGAGGTGTCGAAAGGCTACATATCGCCTGCCTACGGATCGCGTCTTTCGGCCCTGACGCAGATCCGCACACGCGACGGGGACCGGCAGGACCACCGACAGTCGCTTACCGTGGGAACGCTTTCGCTGGCCGGAACCGTCGATGGCCCCATCGTTCGAAACAAAGGTTCATACCTCGTTTCTGCCCGTTATTTCTTTCCTGAAGCAGTCTTGGCGCTGGTCGGCAATGCCGTCCGTTTCGGGTTCTACGACCTGACCGGGAAACTCTCTTACGATATTCACCCCGGCCATACCCTGAGTCTGGGAGTCTATTCCGGGGACGATCACATGACCAACAAGGAGGATTATGCCCGGAACGAATACGGCTGGGGCAATACCACGGCGTCGCTTCGTCTGGAATCCCGATGGAGCGACAACCTGCGGTCCTCGATAGTCGCTTATTATACCTACCTGCAGAACCGGCAGGAGTCAGAATACGAGGACGATGATTTTAAAAACTGGGGCAAAACGACATATAAAACGCATGAGTTCGGGGCGCGTCTGACATTCGATCAGCGTCTCACACGAGCATGGTCGCTCGATTACGGAGCGAATATATCACACCAACGCTTTATGCCGATGCACTCGAAAGGTTATGTCAACGGACAGCACAAAGAGCGCGGCTATTCTTCCGAGCAGCTTGTTTCGGGGGCGCTTTTCCTGAACAACCGGTTTCAATGGGGCGGCTGGCGGGCAGATGTCGGAATCCGGGGCGCTATGTATGACAACTCGGAGCAAACCAGATTCGCCGTAGAACCGCGGGCGCAACTCGCGTATGATTTCGGCAACGACAATGCCATATGGCTTTCGGGCACGATCAATTCGCAGGCATTGGTGCAATACAATCGCTACTACTATTCCATGCCGATCGACTTCTGGACGCCTTTTAGGGACGGGAAATTACAACATGCATGGCAGGTGGCGCTCGGCGGCCGGGCCCGGCTGCGGGAGAATCTGACCCTCTCGCTGGAGGGCTATTACAAGCGCATGCGCAACCTGCCGCTGATCTACGACAGCGACGATTTCCTGCTGGGGCGCGGCGGCTTCGTCTACGGAACAGGCCGGGCATGGGGACTTGAGATCATGTTGCAGCGGCAGACGGAGCGGCTGAGCCTGACGGTATCGTACACTTATACGAATTCCCGACGCAGTTCGGAGGGCGTTAGCTATCCCTTCGAGTACGACGTACCACATGATTTCAACACGTTCCTCAGCTACGATGTCCTGAAAAGGCCCGGAAGGAGACATACGTTCACTTTCAATATGTCCTGGCGGTCCGGCCTTCCGTACCGCCTGACGAACGAGAGCTATCCCGATACTAACGGCAATCCGATCGTCGGCATTACGGCCTATCCTTCGATGCGCATGCGCAATTACTTCCGTTCGGACATAAGCTACAACATGGAGCGCCGGAAACGCAACGGCGTCCGTAACTGGCAGTTCTCGATCATCAACTGGACATGGCACAAGAACCCGGTCTGCATCTATCCATACCAAGGGACCTATAAGGCGACTGTTTTAGTGCCGATCATGCCGTCGGTTTCCTACACCCGAACGTTCGGGAAATAG